AAAACGATTCAAGGGTCTGCATGACCCGGGAAGAGATATCGGCATACAGGGTGTAGTTCGAAGAAAAAACAGCCACCCGGTGTCGCTTCAGCAGGGGAGCAACCTTGAACAGCGGCGTTGCCATGGGGATTCCAAGTGTTTTAGCTTCCTGGCTGCGTGATACAACACAACCGTCATTATTGGATAAGATGACCACGGGGCGTTGTTTGAGGTGCGGACAAAACAGCCTCTCGCAACTGACATAAAAGTTATTGCAGTCGACCAGGGCGTAGCTTGTCATGACTTTTTCAACGAATGAATAACGGTGGTTGCCACACCGAAAATTTCCAGATCCGCGCCCTCGGGGATCTCAATGGGCACATGATGTTGATTCATCGGCACCAGGCGGGTTGTCGGCGTTGTTTGCAGTTTCTTGACCGTCAATTCACCATTCAGCGCCGCAATGACAATGTCACCGTGTTGCGCAACAAGCGAACGATCCACAACCAGAACATCTCCGGGAAAGATCCCCGCTTCGATCATGGAATCGCCCTGAACCCGGACAAAATAGGTGGCTGCCGGCTTCTGGATGCACAGCTCATTGAGGTCCAGCGTCCGTTCGCAATAATCAGACGCCGGGCTGGGAAAACCGGCTGGAACCGCTTCAAGAAACAGGGGAATATCAAGTGCCGGAAACTCGTCGCTTTTCCCCAGGTATTCAACAGTCATAAATCAACTCATTATCGTATGTTGTGAACCAAATAAGCAGGCGTTACAAACATTGCATTGCCGAAGTGACTTATGGCGTCCATTGATAAGCAATACCCTGCCAGCACAGAGTTGGTGAAACTGAAAGCGTTGTCAAGACAAATAGATCAATGCTCGAGCGATACGAAACGTTGGATTCTGACTGACCTTACGGCTTGAGATTCAGTCTATAGTGCCACTTAGTGTAAACAACAAATGTTTCTTTGTTCCATATGTGGTCAGAATGTCATCTATGAGTGCATGGTGTTCACCTGTGGAACATTTCAATATTTGTATACAAAATCAGTATGTTACAAGAAAATTTTGATCGAGCCAATGATTTAGAATAGTTATTCTATTTTGTATTTTTTGGCACACGTGTCGCAATTACTTTTCTCCGACAGGATGAACCGCCATCTGTATCAGGCTGTAAAAAGGAGATGCCTTATGGAAAATGCTGCTGAAGGAATTCGCGAGTACTTGAATTGGCCCGAAGGTCTTTATCCACCGCCACCGCCGATCGATCCGGAGGAAGATGTGTGCTATTTGAGCACAGGCGTTACCGATGATGACTGGAAATTCGGTAGCGACTGAATTGAGTCAAGCCCCGAATACGGATTCGGGGCTTTTTTATTGTCCAAAAATTCATTAATATGGGAAACAGTGTGATTTATCCCTTTTCGTGCTGGAGAGCCTATGATCCCAAACCAATTTTTTTCCCGTTGTGTTCACATTGAACGCTCAATTGGTCGTCTTTACCAGCTTTGGTCACAGGACAGCTCCTATTCAGACCAGCGTCGCCAAATGTGGAAAAAACTCAGCGAAGATGAAGAAGGGCACGCCCTGGAAATAGAACTGGCTTCACGCCTGGCCCTCAAGGATGCGTCTTTTTCGGCAGCACTCTCTTTTGATGCGCTAGAGGATTTATCTTGTCTTGTCAATGAACTGTTTGATGAAGCGAAAAATAAGACGTTTTCTGATGCTGAGGCGGTTAAAATTGCCGTTGATCTGGAGGCACAAACCACTTTGGTCCACGCCCGCAACGCCCTGCAGTTTACTTCTCCCCATTTAAAAAAGATGTTTCAGGCTTTAGGCTGTTACAATCACCACCACCTTGCTTCTTTAGCCGCGGCCTATGAAGAACTCTTTAGCGCTCCACCACGAGCTTTGGCACAATTATCCCGATTTTGAACAGCCTTTTCAGCTCAAGTCGATAGAATCCCGCATAAATCACTCTGAAAGCAAATAACCAAACACCACACATCGATAAAGACGAGCTCTCGTCCAATCCCCACATCACCGATATGGGGACAATTAATTTATTTGTTAAATTTAATCACATCAAACTTGTGTTTTATTAATCCTCTGTATACAAAGATATGAGAATTGTTGCCACTTTTGATAAACGTGTTTCAATTGTGACGACAAAAAAGGGGAGAGGCTTATTTTTAGATCAAATTAGCTTGCTTTGGGAGGAAGAAGATGAAGTTCAACTTGAAAATGAAATTTCTGCTACCAATTTTGGGAGTGGCGATTGTCGGCATGGTGATCCTGACGGTGGTCAGTTTTAACGCGTCTAAAAAAGCCCTTGAGGGTAATATACGCAGTCAGATGACCCAAATGACCCAGTCATTGGCGCTGCAAATCAACAACTGGGTTGTTGACCACCAAGAGGATGTTCAGACCCTGGCCAATACCACAGAAATGATTGCGGCAATTGACAACGCAGAGGCCAGAACACAGGCACATGATCTTCTTGCCGAGGTTTATTCGGCTTATGGCTCCTATGAATTTCTCGCCGCCGTCAATGACGAGGGGCAAGTCGTTGTTGCATCCAACCAGGAACTGGTGGGATTAAACCTGAGTCAAAGGGACTATTTTCAGCAAGCCATCCAGGGAAAGGACGTTCTCTCTGAAGTGCTGATCAGCAAGGCCAGTGGCGACCCTGTTTTCTCCATTGCCACGCCATTGAAAAAACAAGGGCAGGCCATTGGTGTTTTGATCGGTGTGGTCGATATGAACAGTTTTTCCGATGCATTTATCAAACCGGTCAAGGCCGGCAACCGGGGTTATGCGTATCTGGTCGATGACAAGGGCCGCTTTGTGGCCTATCCTGATAAGGCCAAGCTGATCAATTCCGGCATTGCCGGCTACGATTGGGGGCAAACCATACTGCGCCAGAAGAGCGGTTTTCAGGAATACCCCTGGAACGGTGTGGACAAAATTGTCAGCTACCGTCCGGTCGAGGCAACGGGCTGGGTGATTGCGTTTGGTGCTGAACTGGATGATATTTTTGCTCCGATTGTCACAGTACGTAATATCAGTATCACATTAACCCTGATCGTTGTCGGTATTATTGCGCTGGTCATCTATTTCGCCGTCAGCAATATCGTCAAAGTGATCCGGACCGGCGTGGCTTTTGCCGAAAAAGTTCGGCGTGGCGATGTGTCCACGCGACTCAATCTTCAGCGCAGCGATGAGCTGGGCGTTCTCACTGAAGCTCTGGACCGGATGGCCGATGGGCTTGAAGAAAAAGCCATCTTGGCTGAGACCGTTGCCGCCGGTGATTTGCGGGTCGAAGTGAAACTGGCGTCTGACGAGGACAGGTTGGGACTTGCCCTGCAGAAAATGACCAACGATTTATGCCATATGCTTGAGCAGATTCGAGCAGCCTGTGATCAGATTGCCGCGGGCTCAACGGAAGTCTCCGATACCAGTCAGGCATTGTCGCAAGGTGCGACGGAATCGGCCAGTTCACTCGAAGAGATTGCCGCCTCCATGAATGAGCTGACATCGCAAACGCAACTCAATGCGGATAATGCCAAGCAAGCCAGTGAGCTATCTTCTGAATCACATCGTTCGGCGGGGCGCGGTTCTGAGCAGATGCAACAGATGGTTCAAGCCATGGCGGAAATCAACGAGTCCGGCCAGAATATTTCAAAAATCATCAAGGTCATTGATGAAATTGCCTTCCAGACGAACCTGCTGGCTCTGAACGCAGCCGTTGAAGCGGCGCGGGCTGGTCAACATGGCAAAGGGTTTGCGGTGGTCGCCGAGGAAGTGCGTAACCTGGCCGCACGTAGTGCCAAGGCCGCCAGTGAAACCGCTGAGCTGATCGAAGGATCGGTCAGCAAGGCGGAGAATGGTGCTGAAATTGCCAACCGCACAGCGGACGGGCTCAATGAAATTGTTGATGGGATTACCAAAGTCACCGATCTGGTTGCGGACATTGCCGCGGCCAGTAATGAACAGGCTCAGGGAATCGGCCAGATCAACATCGGCCTGACTCAGATTGACCAGGTGACCCAGCAGAATACCGCCAGCGCAGAAGAAGGGGCTGCGGCGAGTGAAGAACTCAACAGTCAGGCGATTCAACTGCGCCAGCTGGTCAGCCATTTTAAACTGCCCACGCATCAATCCGTGCAACCGTCGGCACCAAAGCCAACGGCCGTGCCACAGCCCAGGATTAAAGCGCCGGCACCCACGCCAAAAGCTCAAAATGATGGATGGGGTTCATCCGGGGGATCGCCTCAAATCGCCTTGGATGACGATGAATTTGGCAAATACTGAAACCAGAGAAGGCCACCTCGTACAAATGAGGTGGCCTTTTTACTTCGATAGCGAAGATCAATAGGTGCCTACAGGTCGTCAAACGTATAAGAGATGGTGCGGGTTGGATCAAAGTTTTTTTTGACGATTTGAGCTGTATCTTCACAGAAAACGCGGGCTTCATCAGTTGGAATGACAAACAGATCAACGGCCGAATCGGGCTGGCTGATTTTGATTTCGCTGTGGATGCAGCGAGGTTGACTGTTTTTCTTCTCATCAAGCAGGATATGGAACCAGTCCATTCCTTCAAGAACACGACGGCGAACATCCGCCTCAATATTGCCTTGACCGGATGAAAAGACAATCGCATCACATTGCCCGAGGACACAGAGGTATTCGCCGATAAACTTGCGTAAGCGATAAGCTTCAATCTGCGCAGCAAACGTGGCACGAGGATCGTTCTGTGCCGCCTTGAGAAGCACTTCATGACGGGTGGTACAGTCGCCACCGGTCAATCCCATCAGCCCGCTTTTTTCATTGAGAACTTCTTCGATCTGTTGGGGGCTGAGTTCTTCCCAATCCATGATAAATCCGGGAATGCCCGGATCAATGTTGCCGCAGCGACGCTCCTGAGCTGTTCCCTCAACGGGCGTCATACCGGTACTGGTATCGATGGAACGGCCGTCGCGAATCGCGCACAATGA
This region of uncultured Desulfuromonas sp. genomic DNA includes:
- the umuD gene encoding translesion error-prone DNA polymerase V autoproteolytic subunit, whose translation is MTVEYLGKSDEFPALDIPLFLEAVPAGFPSPASDYCERTLDLNELCIQKPAATYFVRVQGDSMIEAGIFPGDVLVVDRSLVAQHGDIVIAALNGELTVKKLQTTPTTRLVPMNQHHVPIEIPEGADLEIFGVATTVIHSLKKS
- a CDS encoding methyl-accepting chemotaxis protein; translated protein: MKFNLKMKFLLPILGVAIVGMVILTVVSFNASKKALEGNIRSQMTQMTQSLALQINNWVVDHQEDVQTLANTTEMIAAIDNAEARTQAHDLLAEVYSAYGSYEFLAAVNDEGQVVVASNQELVGLNLSQRDYFQQAIQGKDVLSEVLISKASGDPVFSIATPLKKQGQAIGVLIGVVDMNSFSDAFIKPVKAGNRGYAYLVDDKGRFVAYPDKAKLINSGIAGYDWGQTILRQKSGFQEYPWNGVDKIVSYRPVEATGWVIAFGAELDDIFAPIVTVRNISITLTLIVVGIIALVIYFAVSNIVKVIRTGVAFAEKVRRGDVSTRLNLQRSDELGVLTEALDRMADGLEEKAILAETVAAGDLRVEVKLASDEDRLGLALQKMTNDLCHMLEQIRAACDQIAAGSTEVSDTSQALSQGATESASSLEEIAASMNELTSQTQLNADNAKQASELSSESHRSAGRGSEQMQQMVQAMAEINESGQNISKIIKVIDEIAFQTNLLALNAAVEAARAGQHGKGFAVVAEEVRNLAARSAKAASETAELIEGSVSKAENGAEIANRTADGLNEIVDGITKVTDLVADIAAASNEQAQGIGQINIGLTQIDQVTQQNTASAEEGAAASEELNSQAIQLRQLVSHFKLPTHQSVQPSAPKPTAVPQPRIKAPAPTPKAQNDGWGSSGGSPQIALDDDEFGKY
- a CDS encoding acetate/propionate family kinase, with the translated sequence MIILTLNCRIQTIHYHLFDYPNPIPLTQGYVEGIGTHSTNCILNGSPLLLEDHHAALDYILKSLCHPEYGVLDTLSQIRGVGHRVVHGGEAYQHSVKIDVEVLHNIRKVERMAPKYNIPSRQTIIAAMELLPDIDHVAIFDTAFHHTMPAQAYMYPLPYEWYEKHRVRRYGFHGSSHLYLARRAAAHLGKPVEQCNLITIHLDLGVSLCAIRDGRSIDTSTGMTPVEGTAQERRCGNIDPGIPGFIMDWEELSPQQIEEVLNEKSGLMGLTGGDCTTRHEVLLKAAQNDPRATFAAQIEAYRLRKFIGEYLCVLGQCDAIVFSSGQGNIEADVRRRVLEGMDWFHILLDEKKNSQPRCIHSEIKISQPDSAVDLFVIPTDEARVFCEDTAQIVKKNFDPTRTISYTFDDL